AACATCTGAAGAAGGAATGGCGAAAAAACTTACCTGCAGCTTTTCTCCAAAGGAAGTCATAAGGGACGATAAgcttccccaggcagcagttaactctgatagccgatgagtggcatcaaactgctgcaccacatcattagCAAAAGGTGGACCACCAGAGgcaaaagaaggagaaggagaggccggccgagatgaagaaggcacgaccagagcGATCTCCTAGGAAGCCGAGGCCAATCCCCTAGAAGGACCCACCGCGATGGCCACGGTCACCACCGGGGCAACCAAGTCTACAGCGGCACCGTCGCCAGAAAGCTTCGTCGCCCCCACAGCCACTTCACCAATAGTAcactgcgagtcctgaggctcagtactcggtggcacaacggagggctgagaagaagtcgacgaagaaacgagagaagacgaaggccagaaagttgataaaagaaatcgccaatgagaaccagagaaaaggagaacagaagcaaagagacaaagccagaatccactcacccagccaccttcttctttgcaaaacaaaaagaggacctCGCAGGGGTGACCACGGTggcaaaaacatccccgccacttggcggcaggagcggtatagccggtACCGGAGCCCCAAAAGAAGCCGGTACCGGAGCCCTGGAAGAACTCGGCACCAGAGCTATGGAAGAACTTGGTACTAGAGCTACCGAAGAACTCAACACAGGAGCCACAGAAGAAGCCAgcgcaggagcctcagaagaacccatacccAACGTCtgattactacaaaaagatcaagactaaaagtcaagacaaagaggaggAATTCAACGGCAggagaatatgaaaacaactcaccgccgcatgataaggggtacttcatcatcctcttcctcctcggtctcgaccaaggccaccaggaCACccactgaaaaaagaataaaaggactcgattcaagataaaaacaagaaaacaaagggatagagagtattaatatgctcacctaagagcatgctagctacaactggagtacctagacgagtacttggcttgcgagacttcttcGAAGCAGGCAGACTAGATGAAGAACCATTcgttcgccccctctttgagATGCTATGAGGACCTCGGGGGACTGGACAAGGAAcgtattcttcatatacatcaacaactctagaagaaactctaggaaatGATGTGGTGATTTGGAACTTACTAATTGTAGAAGCCCCAGCAAGATCCTCCCCAGTATTCACCACGGCGGGGAGGACATCAAGGGGgattgggtcaacaaagttgcgccccaattcctacaaagaagagtaaaacaaccagatgaGAAAGATTAAACAAAGGTGGAGACCACAAAGGAAATTCAAAAGGTACTCGAATAAAGAAAAACAACTCATAGCAGGAGGAGGGTTCTTAGTGCAATACTCAACAATAGCATAAGGAATGACGTTCACCCCTTTCAACATCTTTCgaagacgctcgagcacctcctcgttggtcaactcaagggcagggaccatacgagaaggatcctctgccccagagtactcaaaaccaaagTTTTCTCGCTCCTGAAGAGGTTGGACTCGACGGCGAAGAAAACTGGAAATAATACCAAGGCCGGTCaaaccttgctgtttcagagtactTATCCTCTCAACAAGCGGCTTGATCACCTGGTTCTCATAATCCGTCAAGAGTTTCTTTTCCCATCGATCGTTAACTGTGGGACCAGAAGAAGAATGAatagaaagaggaggaatcatgttGGCGGAATAAAACCACTCAGAACGCTAATCATTCACAGAGTCAACTAAGTCATAATCAAAAaatttaattttgagaccctgacGGAACTGAATCCCACACCCACCAAGAACAGAAGTGTCATCACGGCGGGGTtgtggtttcagacgaaagaagaaacggaagagggaaagagaaggaggaattccaagaaaggtttcgcaaagatgaacaaagacagaaagatggaggacaGTATTGGGGGTAAGATGGTTCAAAGTAACCCCAAAATAATTAAGGAATCGATGGAGGAAGACAGAAGcgggaaggcagagtccagcacggaCAAAGGAGACAAAGAGGACGATCTCACTAGGACCAGGAGCAGGGACCCAATGCTCGCCTagagctctccattcagcaaagtccttgctctggatcaagccgtcgctgacaagctcgcgaagctgctcttcggttgttgtcggagccggccaaaccttctgggcagccctcatgaccacaaactcttggttctcgatcaaagaaagtgatgattcctcatccACGAAGTTAGACTAGGACTTGCTCGCGGTTTTGTTCttgcccatgtactaacggaggcaaaaagaaactaggggaagagaaagtttggacggcggAGCTAAgatggcggcaatggcgacggtggatttctgagagctagggttttcgAGGCAAGAGAAggacagtaaagaaaaagaagatgaagggtctttaaatagattttacggctataaaaacggcccaccaggcccgttaaagcaccgtgtgagaacgcaacggtccatttactgacgcagctaaaatgatggagggcACAAATCGACACAACGATataattcaacgggcagatttcagacttatccatccagcactacggcggagttatcagattactgcaaaaaacaacccGTCAGCCAtaaagaaaagaagggctacctcacaaggaacataagaactcggttcttatggAAAGAACTCGGAAATCTGATGAACAACCAGGACCacagcagaaaaataaatgacaactcagaagacaagattctctccattacaagtgacttcaaaacgaactcggtaccatgaaaagcaaagtagcaaagaggaacccggacacggctaggctatagaacgactacgtgtcccaaattgctactcggaaggacaagcCGCCCtaggctacactgttttctttaaaggatggacacagtgcatccaaggcgaaaattagcagcacggcgggacaacatggagcagagaaggccggcaggcatctgtctacccaagaccgatgttatgctggatatggtgttgatctgcaccggacagtctcaagacaggcgacgaggatcaacctagaactgccagatgaagtaacgaagcccacatcacaagacttcctccaactaccgccacgtacatcctggtacaatgctgctgtgggattagcctacctctaatccctttcataagacttcctccagctacgacaagacacatagGGACTACAAgacacgcccgggggctgctctacttcgcaaactaccatgttcatgaccacgaaggtttcaacagaatgttcaatgaatgaaaacaagcactccgggagggtatttatagatcgaaggagcagtgcacatggactaggagtaccaacgaaacaagcctaacaaaggacacagtgaaaagacagggctcaataatggaagactcaggcgagagggaacaatacttgaagacgagcatattcggaagaatataccaacacagtacaacccgtgaacaaaaggcatttacactcaaccaccaccataaaactacatctgacaacagcagactaccagagaacacgccaagacctcgcatccgagttcttcctaaacaaaacaacccggatatacgcTTGGGGGCTGCAAAAAGGAAAGATATACAGTTCTttcaaacaactcagattcaagaccctccaactttttgttccaaataccaagaggcttgggggctacactcagtgagtgcacttttttcaaaaaaagcgcatgtcactcagaagacttcttcaagacagacgacttcaaggccacaagataaaaagaacccggacatagctatatccgagcccttatcaacaaaaagaacccagacatagctAAATTCGAGCTCTTTTCAATAAAAAGACGAGTATATGCTCGGAAAACTTTTGACGAAGAGTCAGggggatttcaagaaaagaccctcaaagctccttgtgccaaatagcaagaggctcgggggctacatccaaatgggagtacttttttcttcaaaaaagtacacaccacgcaaagatctcacgaagcgctacacgggtttgctcaagaaagcactcggacgacgcttgttcctgctcgacgagacttgaaggaacaagacgaggcttctagaactcaaccatgaagtgcttgggggcttgtcggtgcgggacccacggggtaccccgcaaggaagggagaagaactaacccgactaggattcttcccctgtaatcttagtagtagtattatcttgtaatcctactaggaactctcactgtaaaccgactaggactctggcctcctgagtatataaaggagggcagggctccttgaatCGGGGGTggaagaacaattgtacaacacaacactttacaatcaatccaacgcaaaggctaagatgcgactggacgtagggctattactcgatcatcgatcgagggtccgaaccaggataaatcgactgtctcttgcgttaaccatcgagttccgcatacgttgaagaccgaacaatactgccccgggtacccccgtggcaggctatcgatgaTCAAACATCGACAAGTGGGTACTTATAGGGGACCTAGTCTTCGTATTTTACACAAAATGACTATTTTACCCCTAACTCAAATATTTACAACCCTTTTCAACTTCAAGGGTGAAGTGGTCTTTTTCCCTTCTGAGTCTTCATTCTCCAACTTTTGGCCTTCAATCTTCTTTGTATCTTTGTATCTTGGGACTTAGTCAGTTCTTGCCCTGCTTCTTTTCTGTCTTTGAAATGTTAAGCGCTTGTCTTtgtttccttcttcttttcagcGAAGACAAGCTCTCTCCAGCTAAGTCAAATTCCCTTTCGTGAAGTTTAAACTTTCATCTTCGCTATGCTTCTTTTCCTGCAAGCAGACTTTGTTATGAAAATTATAGTTTCAACTTCAAAGTTTCAGGGGCTGAGTTTTTCTGGCGAAGTTAAATCCCCAACAACGATAGTGATGAAGTTCTTCATCATCACCCACAATTCGCCGCTGAAACGTGAAACCCGTGGTGAAAATTAATGGGTTAGGAACCGGCGATGCTGAGTATTCTATAGTAGTTAATTTGTGTTTTATGGAAGCAAGAGATGAGCTGCTAAACAAGATGCTCCAAAAACAAAAAGATGAATGAAGGACAATGGTCCAAGAAAGCTTCGAGCATCCAGGGAGCTGGAGGGGACAAGTTagctagcatatatatatatatatatatatatatatatatatatatatatatatatatatatatatatatatatatatatatatatatatatatatatagggagaggctattcagtagccggctacagaataagttattctgtagccacctccatttaccataattttatatactaatttaccgtaatgtcaatacatatttacgatagttgggttactataacacacggggatatttaccataatgttatattaaaccacttagtaaggagttactataatctcgtaaattaacatagtaattatcgtaactcaaagtggctacagaataagttattctgtagccagctacaggatagtagttctatatatatatatatatatatatatatatatatatatatatatatatatatatatatatatatatatatatatatatataccataattttatatactaatttaccgtaatgtcaatacatatttacgatagttgggttactataacacacggggatatttaccataacgttatattaaaccacttagtaaggagttactataatctcgtaaattaacatagtaattatcgtaactcaaagtggctacagaataagttattctgtagccagctacagaatagtagttctatatatatatatatatatatatatatatatatatatatatatatatatatatatatatatctttacaCGGAGGAAACCATCGAATCATCTGCTTTTatatttagagcatctccaagagttccctaaacaTCCTTCCGACATTAAATTGGCATTTTTAATGTTTTTTTGTTGTGTGAAGTTTTCAAAATACATTTATACATCAAATAGAATGTTTTGTGAATTTTACATATTTTTTGggatattttttttcatttttcctaGAGCTAAATCTAACTTTGGAAGCTTCTAAAGATATTTTCATGagctttaaatattttatttgaatttgttcTGTCCCAATACATCTCTAGGTATATTTTTTggattttttgaaatttaaagaCATTTTCTGTGGTTCAATAGTCTTACCAAGTATTTACTAGATTTTTTTAACAAGAAAAAATAAAATTGCTTTCAAAACAGGATAGGGAGGTAATTTGAACGGTTTGAGAGTTCAAAGGGTAAGACTTCTAGTTTTGGAGTTTGACGAGGAAAATCAAACTACATAGATGAGGGGGTAAAATAGACCTTTTTTCTTTAAAAATATGACAATGTGCACATGAAATTCACTACTACAATAAATCTTTTTCAAGGCGTTTGCCAAATGGCCTCTGAGGCGGGAGGGTCGGTTGCCTGCCTTCGTTATTGGGTGACCGGACAGCCAGCCGAgcaaccgcctcagttaataaCTGAAGCGGGCAACCTAAaaggcccgcctcggttaatatataTTAACGAGGCGGGCATCCTAACGCAACCGCCTTGGTAAATCATTAACCGGGGCGGGCATTCTAACTCAACCGCCTCAGTAAATGAAGCCCAGCCTGCTAGCCCACACCAGCCCACTACCATCACCAATATATGAACGCAGGGGTTAGGGTTTTCCACTCCTCACTTCTATCTCCCCATCCCACAATCGAGGCCGAGCGGCGCGCCCCTCGTAGAGGGAAATCCCGACCGCGCGCCCCTCGGGCGGGAGAGCCCGATGGCGaccctccactctctccctcacACTCTCCATCCCGAGCCCCTCTCCCTCCATACTCCGACGGCGGCGTGGGCGGCTCCCTCTCCAACATGGAGGCGAGGAGGACCACTGGcgcgcctccctctccctccagcGAGCGAAGCAGCGGCGGTGCAAATCCAAAGgctccctcttctccctcccctCCGCGGATCCACTAGTGGCATGCGCGGGGCGACGGATCGGGCATGCAGGGGCGGCGGCGCGAGGCCCAGATCCTTCCCTGGTGGTGGATCCGGCAGCCCGTGCAAGAGATCCATCAGCGGCAGCGCGTCCAAGTGCAGCGGGCCCGGCGTCTCCACCAACGGCCCCGGCGAGCAGGTGACCGGATCCAGCCAGCGGGTGCCCGGATCCGGAAGCGGGCGCCCAGATCTGACGGCGGTTGCGGCAGCGCGCTGATCTAGCTGTGGCAGTGCCTGGATGGGCTCGGCGGGCATGTCCatggatttttctctttttttgttttttatttgataaaACGAGACGGGCAAACAACCGTTTTGGTAGTTTGTGTATTAATCGTGACCTTTTGTTCAAGGCGGTTGCgttgcctgcctcggttaatccaAAACACCCGTCTCGATTAAACTTACTGTAGTAGTGATTATTGGATTTGAACGCCTTCTCATTGTTGCCTCTATTTTCAAAATATAGCACCGTGCACGTGAAGCCactaattagtaatagtaggaTGATTGTCTACTAAATTAAAGGCGAGATGCTTTTGATATATGAGAATTTATGTGAATTATCTTGTTCCCTAGTGTGTCTCGCGAAAATTATGAAGCCGCCAATCAGTAATAATGAGATAAGATCTAATTTTTTAGGTTTATCTTTTTGTTTGTTTGGAGCCTTAATCTAGTGTAACAGTAAGATATAAGATAGAATCATTGCATGGTTTCATTACGTGTACATGAGGCACCAACAGGATCGATGTCACACTGTTACCTTTAAGATCCGTACAACTCGTGTAGGTAATATGATGAACAAAGAGAAAAGAGGCAAAGCAGGAACAAGGAGTTCTTTATTATCTATTACTAGAAGCATATCCCACGCTTTGCTATAGGAATTGTGGATTAGTGGATTGTGTGATATGATGACGTGGACAACAAAATGCTTATGTGTCTTACTGACGTGGACATCTTGTATGTTGAGATAAATAGCTAGTGGGGTTTTGCTTAGTAGATTTTAATTATATATGATAATGCATTGGCTAGttggatagcttgcatgttgGGATAAATAGCTCGTGgattttgctttataagagtataagattAATTCTTCTTAACGTAGAGTACATACATACTTTTTTTTTGCGAGGAAGATAACATACATACAAGTACGTAGACTAACACATAACAAAGCTGCTAAAGTGCTAATATCCACTTATTCCTTGTGGGTTTAATATAAACTAGGAGGTTATTAGAATACATAAGTGGAATATATAAACTGCATGTGCACCATGCTCTTATTATGCGGTTCATAAATCGTATGCATACAAGACACTAACAGGATCGATGTCACACTACTGCCACTTTTCAGATCGGTGCACAACTCTGTATCTGTAGATAATGTTCCTTCGTTTTAGTGTCCACGCGTACGTACGGACGAAAATCTCTCACTGAAAGAGCATACTCGCCACGCCTTCACCTGCAACTTCCACAAGGCTTTCCACGACTTTCACGCCCAGAGCTTCACCCAGCGCCGACGACGACCCCTTTCCGTTCTTCCCTCTGGAGGACCTGGCGCCGTGCAGGCAGTCGATGTGGAGGTCGACGTCGCACAGCCCGCAGCGGTAGACCCAAACGCCGCAGGGCTCGCGGCACGCCGCGCACGTTGTCCCCGCACTAGGCATGGCGGTGAGGCTCAGGCCGTGGTCCGGGTGGAGCTCCTCGCTGCGCGCGGTCTGCGGCAGGCGCGAGCACCGCGGGTGCACGGCGAACCCGCACGGCGCGCAGCGGTACAGGAAGACGCCGGCGGGGACTTTCTCCTCGCGGCACAGCTCGCAGGTGCTCCGGCGGCCGTCGGTGCGGGAGGAGAGGGTGAGGTCGTGCCACGGGTGCGCGAAGAAGGAGCGTAGGGTCTCCGGGTACCTGGCGCACTCCTCGTGCAGGTCGAAGTCGcagaggcggtggtggcagcTGTAGCCGCTGCCGGTGAGCTTCTCCCCGCACAGGTCGCACTCGCGTGACAGGTGGTACTCCCGAAACTTCAGCTCGTGCTTGGGATGCGAGAAGTGGGCTGCCGGCATGGCCATGGCGTGGAGGACCGGAGGAGTATGCGGAGTGTTGCTTGCCCGCTTTGATAGATCGGCTCCCTCAATGGACGCTGCTGTACGTACCATCGGACAGCGGTTACTATTTCTTATATAGGGAAATGAGCTGCGAAGACTTATCAAAATTGTTGTCGTAAAAAAAAAGACTAATAAACGGAATGTCATGTCATGCTAGCCTGTGTAAAAAAGCGCGTTTTTTTTAGACGAGTAAAAAAGCGCGTTGGTGCGATCGAGTTGTGCATACTAGTAAAAATTTTATTACTAATATTAGGAAATCCGAGTTTatttataatattttagttgtCAAAATTATTTATATTTACAGtatcttttatttattttattgtaACACAATAGTCATAGATAATCTGTATTCTCTATCCACACTTGACAAAACTTGCGAATTTGCCGATATGTTTCCATATCCATATAATTTCCCCTCAATGAGGAGGCACTGCATGAGTCTTTAACATATTAATTGAAACATTAGCTTAAATTACCCTGGATCTTGTTGCAGCACATGTCTTATGACATCATGAGCCTAGACTTTGTCTTTCAATTTTTGAcgtctttcaaaaaaaattatacaaATTTATCTCGA
This sequence is a window from Miscanthus floridulus cultivar M001 chromosome 10, ASM1932011v1, whole genome shotgun sequence. Protein-coding genes within it:
- the LOC136490039 gene encoding protein VACUOLELESS GAMETOPHYTES-like, which translates into the protein MAMPAAHFSHPKHELKFREYHLSRECDLCGEKLTGSGYSCHHRLCDFDLHEECARYPETLRSFFAHPWHDLTLSSRTDGRRSTCELCREEKVPAGVFLYRCAPCGFAVHPRCSRLPQTARSEELHPDHGLSLTAMPSAGTTCAACREPCGVWVYRCGLCDVDLHIDCLHGARSSRGKNGKGSSSALGEALGVKVVESLVEVAGEGVASMLFQ